GATATACACTTATAGCTAACCGGACGGAGTTTTGAAAATATTCTCCCGCTTCCTCTCCACTCCCTCGCCCTTTTTCCTTCGCAAACACTCCATGGCGCCTCCCAACAATGCCCCGTCGCACACGAAACCGTCCGCGAACCGTAACGTGAAACACGTCGTGCTAGGTGACCTCCTTTTTCAGACCTGGTACCAGTCCATTTACCCAGAAGACCTTGTGAGCAAGGATACGGATCGATTATACGTCTGTCGCTGGTGTTTCCGGTACTCGTGCGACGCAGACGCCTATGCCAAACATACACGGGTTTGCGAAAATCGAACGACACCCCCGGGGACAAAGGTCTACGATCATGGCGGGTACGCGGTATGGGAGGTAGACGGAGAGGACTATAAATTATTTGCGCAGAATCTCTCCCTGTTCGCGAAGCTATTCCTCGATCATAAGTCGGTTTTTTTCGATGTCGCGTCCTTCCTCTACTACCTCCTCACATTCACGGACCCCGACGATCCggagaattattatatccTGGGATTCTTCTCGAAAGAGAAGCTCTCATGGGATGCGAACAACCTCGCTTGCATTTTGATCTTCCCTCCGTATCAGCATAAACAGCTGGGCAAGCTGTTGATGGGTGTGAGCTATAA
This Aspergillus flavus chromosome 1, complete sequence DNA region includes the following protein-coding sequences:
- a CDS encoding putative histone acetyltransferase — protein: MAPPNNAPSHTKPSANRNVKHVVLGDLLFQTWYQSIYPEDLVSKDTDRLYVCRWCFRYSCDADAYAKHTRVCENRTTPPGTKVYDHGGYAVWEVDGEDYKLFAQNLSLFAKLFLDHKSVFFDVASFLYYLLTFTDPDDPENYYILGFFSKEKLSWDANNLACILIFPPYQHKQLGKLLMGVSYKLSDWEKDGGLIGGPEKPLSEMGRRSYSRFWEERIARYLLLHGSDPADTEDSSQQKPKPPKSSRKKHPQEVMTVQDIGLATGMLTEDVITALKGMGVVEPTTPTKKRKANQDSGEPDDGETVMIRKSDVLEWAKAHRVTLRDPVRDEGFLGRWAPRATPETSDSGSGEGDE